The nucleotide window CCAAACAGGGATCAAGTCACGATGACCTCGCCATTCATGGATGCATACGTCAAAAGATTGATTAACACATGTCATCGTCGTGGTGTACATGCCATGGGTGGTATGGCCGCTCAAATTCCTATCAAAACTGATCCTATAGCTAATGAAAAGGCTATGACAAAAGTTCGTAATGATAAAATTAGAGAATTAACTAATGGTCATGATGGTTCTTGGGTTGCACATCCTGCTCTAGCTGCTATTTGTAATGAAGTGTTTGCCAATATGGGTACACGcaatcaaattcattttgTTCCTGAGAACAAAGTCACTGCGCAAGATTTAGTCAACACAgagattgaaaatggaCAAGTTACCACAGAAGGCATCATTCAAAACTTGGATATCGGTTTGCAATATATGGAGGCTTGGTTAAGAGGTTCGGGCTGTGTGCCAATCAATAGTTTAATGGAGGATGCTGCAACTGCAGAAGTCAGTCGCTGTCAATTGCATCAGTGGGTAAAACATAAAGTCGTTCTTAAAGACACTGGAGAGCAAGTTACCCCGGAACTTACTGCAAGAATCCTGAGAGAACAAGTTGATAAACTATCCCAAGAAAGTCCCGTTGGTAGCAAGAACAAGTTTTCGCTAGCTGCAAAGTATTTTCTACCTGAAATAACtggtgaaaaattcagTGAATTTTTGACCACATTGCTTTACGACGAAATTCTCACAGTTAAGGACTTTCCGATCGACCTAAGTAAGTTATGATACGCGTACAGAGTGCGACAAATCATTGCTGCAATATATAGCCTCTAAGAGATCagtttatatatatagtcTCATGGCAGTTAAAATTATCATCGCTTGTTACGTTGTACGGTCGCGCCCACACAGgaagtaaaaaaatgcCCTTTATTGCTGAAACCAGACCCCTTCAAAGAAATACGAAAATCATAATCAAGAAGGAGcaaaagacaaaagaaaagtaaCCTTGtattgaaatcaatgacaatacaaacaaaaaactgACTGGGAAGTTAGCGACGGTTCGAGGGTTAATACATTTTCTGTTCCCCATCAATTTATTGTCTCATAGCTGAAAGTCAGAGCAATTTTTAATTCGCTGAACTAAAAGCCTTTGGTATTTGCTGAACTGTTCTGCTTAATTTCTCTCAGctctttccttttgaacCCTTTTACACTataacttctttttttcacctcAAGAGTTTCTCATATTGCAAACTagatcatttttcatttccattTATTGTTAGCAGTGCGTTTTCAGGATGTTTAATTCAAGTGCAAACTCAACAGCATTAGCTTCAGGTAACGGGGTAAACGCTAGTACAAATACAGGTACGAGCACAAATACGAACACTGGTATTAGACGTTTCAGTGGCAGTGGCGCTGGCAGTGGTAGTGGAAACATGAACAATATTATAACGTCGGGCATATCACCAGGTGGTGCGAGTGGTAGTAGTGGCTCAGGGCAGCAACGGAGAAGAAGGGGCTCGGGTCTAAACACTTTTCTAAATACTTTTGGTATAAGGCAGAGTAATACTAGCAGTGctaataataataatgcCAGCGGCAATAGCGGCAATATCAACGGTAACAATGGTTTCAGCAACAGCAATGTCATCGGATCTGACAATGGCAGTAACACTAGAACTGCTACTGCTACTGCTAACACATTGGCAGCTCCTACTTCAGCAGTTACGAATACCATGGCAACAGCAAGTCGCACAGCCTCGAACAGCAGTGGTAGATTTGATCCTTTAGAGAGCAGCAACGTAGCTACGGATTTCGATCCTCCCCAAATAAATGCACCGGCTTTAGCTCACACTTCAACACACAGTCAAAGTTTTCACAGGCttccaatttcaatatcattaacGGCGCAACCGGAGCCCTCAATGCCACAGAATTTGCAAGTACGCCATCGCTCTTCTGTTTCAGCATCCACATCACCTATTGGTCAATTGGGATCGATTTCTAATCCTGTCGTAAGTAACCAACCGATCACTGATATTGATCCTTTGAATCCAGATAATCAGGGTTCCAATTCAGAATCACATAATGACAACAATAGTAATAGCAGTGGAGGTGGCAACATGAATAATAACTTAGCAACAAATAATTCAAATGGAGGTACTGAATTAAACAATATagcatctttgaaaagtttacGTCACTATATTTATGCAGCAGATCAACCAAATGCCGATGAACTTCTCAATTTAGATCTTCCACGAAATTCCGCGTTACCAGAGCCTGTAGATGAAGCAGGTTTGCAACAACGTAAGGATAAACATGGTCTATTCAGCATTAGATTAACGCCATTTATTGacaattcattttcaacaaattcgGGTTTAGCATTTGATCCAATCATAAGAACCGCAGGGCCCGGTTCTCAATTGGTTATTGGTCGGTACACAGAAAGAGTCAGAGAAGCAATCTCAAACATTCCTGAACAGTATCACCCAGTAGTATTTAAATCTAAAGTTGTATCAAGAACACATGGTTGCTTCAAAGTTGATAGTGATGGTAATTGGTATATAAAAGATGTCAGGTCCTCAAGTGGtacttttttaaatcatATTAGATTATCACCTGCATCCACTTTATCAAAGGATACTTTAGTACATGATGGTGATGTTCTACAACTCGGAATGGATTTCCGTGGTGGTACTGAAGAAATTTATCGATGTGTCAAAATCAGAGTTGAATTGAACAGATCgtggaaaagaagagcaaatGCTTTCAATAAGGAAGCTTTGCAGCGAATAAGAAATTTGCAACTGACAATGGGTattgaggaagaagattgTTCAATTTGTCTCTCCAAAATAAAGCCTTGTCAAGCAATGTTCATATCACCCTGTTCACATTGTTGGCATTTTCAATGTATTAGGAGAATTCTCATGACATCTTACCCACAATTTGTTTGTCCAAATTGTAGAGCCACCTGTGATCTAGAAGCAAGCTTGGAAAATAGTGACTCAGAAAGTGAAAGCGATAGTGATGGTGGTCAGCTTGTTGATGAACTAGGTGTACTATTGGAGGATCCAAAGGATATCAATATGGATTAAATAAAGTAAGTAGTAATGTTCTTCAATAAGATACGACTTATAAGATTAAATGTAGACTCTTGAGACACTTCATATAATTCACGTataaaaagtaaaaaaagaaatttctcTTTACCTTGAGTGCTTTGAGTGCAAAATACATTCCaaagtctttttttttttaactaaacatgaaaaaatttataTAAAGTTATAGATCAATAACGATCTTTCTCATCGATCAATCTTAGTAATACATCTTGAGTCTGCTGCTTACCAAGATtaaatttgtaaaattcATGACCTCCGTCAACTATTTTCCATTCTTGAACTTTCCCTGAAATTTTCGACAGTTCTCTTTGCCAGTTTCCCCACTGCGGTGACTTTCtaatcatttctttcgcGCTCACAACGCTAacttttacattttttaGTTTGTCTTTATAGTTCAAAACATCATTGTAGCTTAATAATGAGCTTGTCACactttccaaaaattttgcacGCAAAAATCTTCCTTGATACTGCATATCACGTCCATAAATACGCTCATTAGAGCCATGATGAGCCAAGAGCCAAGAAGTTTGCAATTTGATTCCTAGTGTAGACCAAATTCCATCCCACCATATTCTAAACTCGTTGTACCTTCTAATCTCGGGAGGTAACCAGCTGATGTCATCAGGATCTCTGTCTGGCTGGTTATCACCATCCCCATCACCTCCATGATCTGGAGGTAAAATCCTCTGAAGgtactttttcaataatagGTCTTCATGCCATGACTCGACAAGCATCATACCTTCCACGATGTCAACATTTTTCGCTGTAAATACTTGTGTAAACAATCCTCCAACATCATAACCTACAGTTACAAAAGGTCCTTTGATTTTAGCCTCATTCAGCAATGCATGCTTTAAGGAATCTGCCACCATGGCTATAGATATTGGAGCAGGTGCCGAATCACTGAGGCCGTAACCTGGTCTCTCATAAGTACAGTATCTTTGAACCCTATTCAAATGAAACAGTTCTTGAATCCAAGTAGCCGATAAGTATCCAGTATCAAAGCCGCCGTGTTCGTACAACAATATTGCTTGCTGTTTTTTGCCGCCATCATACGAGTCCTCAGAATTGAAGACATCCCCATAACACTTGATATGTAATTTGTAAGAGTGTGAATCGTCTACCCAATGGAAAGCATCATAAGAAGCAGTTTCGGTCTTCAGATCCACTATACCCCCTGTTACGCGATGAATATCCCATGCTGAAAGTATGTTGTTCATCGTGAACAGGATataaaatatcaataacaATGCCTTTACAGTATTCCGTAGACCAATATAAACCCATTCTTTCAATGTGTGTTTTCCAGAATTAGACGTACCATTCGATATACGATCACGATTTCTATTATCTCCAGATTCTCCGGCTTCGCCGTCTGTCGAATCATTAAAGGGTACGTAAACTTCCTTATTGTAAAATTGCAAATACCAATCCAAAACTACGCCAATAAAAAACGAAGTAGCTGCCCAAAGGTATGTGAAAGTCCCTATAAAGCCAATTCTATGACGGCTGTAAGAAATGATATAAAGAAGTTCCAGATTAAAAAGAGTCAATAGGCAAAGtatgatattcaaaatataatcCAAAGACGAGTATAGCCCCAGCTTATTAAACCACAGGTTGAAACTGTTTGCTATAATAGAAATAAATATCAAAGTAATATCACTGAAGCTCCCGTATCGATTGTTTCCCcagaaaatatttacatCAAAGAAGTAATCGCAGATTAAAGTAGTAACTAACCATACACTGTTGATTATGATTAAAATATTCAGAATCCACTTGGAGTTATGCACAAaaagttgatattttcGGTGGATCTTATAGAGCCTGCCCTGAAATTGGGTCTCCGACTCGACATCCTCACTAGCACCAGACTGTCCGTTTGCCCCGATCGCTCTTCTAGATGGCTTCCTCTGTGACTGGGCACTGTTGCTTAATAGCGGTTGATCCTCTCCTAAGGCAGCATCTGCCTCATTGGTCATTATACCCGCAGAATTACCAGCAGAAGCCGCTCCATCAGCCACTCCAGCAACAATGGCAGAGTGGTCCTGGCTTTTGATCGACCGATTACTTGTGGATATTGACTTGCTAGCCATGTTGATCGACTACAGCGAGTACTTTAGACCTTGCAAAGgccaaaatatcaacaagaCAGTTATACTGTATAGGTAATTCCAAACTGTCATAGCAATATATAAACTTATATGGCTCTAGTAAATAGCCCTTAATCCGGGTAACACCGTATAATTCATTTCGTGAACCACCTCATCAGTCATTCTGTCTTGAACATTCCGCGTTCTTCAGTGCACTATCTGCCTCTTTTCCATTCTTGCAACTTTACATATGCTAGTTTGAGTAGGTTGATTCAAGAGAGGGGAGACAAGGATAACATGTGCCCCTTTGGGGGTAAATGTGTTTACTAGAGAGTAATTTCAGCTTCACATCTGCAAAAGCGCTCTTAGAATGGCGTATTCTTATCTTTAACATTTTCGTCTAATCATAATTCTAATAGTTTACTGTTTATGCGTCAACATAATAACTAAGTACCAGCTTCATGTGCAATAAGTAGTAGGGAATAAGCCTTTCGCACCGTTCAGTTGACCATACGTCCATCCGCTGCCATCATCCCCTCTAATGACCTCGATGGCATCACCAGCTGATATCGAAATTTCGTCGTCACCCTGTGCCTCATAGTCATACTGCGCAGTCAATATCCGAGTGGGTAGCGTAGTTCTTCTGGGAGGAGGTACTTGTGGAGCGTTCgaatttccattttttgaaggtgTTTCTTCGTTTATTTCTACATAAGTACTGGGGACCAGTCCAGATTCGCCTGTAGTGTTATTTCGTACCTTTGTCCAACCAGATCCAGTGTCCGGTACTTCCAAAGTGACGGAATCACCTACGCTGATCGTAGTTTCATCGGAGTCCTGTTTGGAATATGCGAACAGGACCTTATTGTTATTCGACTTGGATGGGACCGCGTGCTTGGAGGTGGTTGCAGCATTCTTGATTGAATAATTATCGGCGCCATCATTTTCGGATGAGTTCTCTTTACCTCCAAAATCATGGGTATGAGATGTTATTGctccaaaaaatgacgATGAATTACCCGATTTACTTTCAGTATTCAggatattttttttgagtttACTAAGGATaccagtttttttttttaaccGACTTAAGTCGATGTCGTCAGTTGATAAATCCATATTCGAAGGCacattattttgaatgcTTTCTATTTCAACTTCAGCCTTCAGTTTTAATGTCTCATGGGAAGTGAAGCTCATAACAACCGACAGGTAACTCTTCAGGGTCTCATAGAAATCCTGCCCATCCAAACTATTCTCACTGGATTTcagttctctttttttctgatttAACGAAGACAAACGAGACAATTCGGACTGAGAGAGATCGTGGAATTTATTATAATCTTTCTCAGATTTTGCTAACTTTATTCTCAAATCATTAAGCTCTGTATGCGTGGGAACAGCAAATTTATCGTCGTCATGCCATACCGCCGATGGCTGGTACCGAAAATCGGTTGGTTCGTTCCAGTTTTTGAGGTTATGTTTTATGAACATCGCAGTGTTCATTGAAGGCTTATTTTGAGCGATGACGGAATTGGCGCTTTCCAACCTTTTTATTATGTTATCACTTGCCGCAATTTCGACCGAACTAGCAGAGGTCCAGATGGtgttcaaaaacaaaattctAGATTCGTTTAAATCCTGTAATAAGTCCACGACTTCAGGAACATCTTGGAAAAAGTACTTATCTTTGACTCTGTTGGCTTGGTTGATCTTGATCAGATATTCATTCTTTGCAATATTCATTTCAGTTTCCTTCTCCTCAAGCTTGCGCTTGTTGCGATCATTAGGTGATTTTGTGTGCTTGCTTCTGGCAGCTTCCATAGCCATACATACATCATCATAGTTTTTCTTAgctttttccaattcacTGTATATCGCATCCCTCTTATCAGTAACCTCACCGTTAAATCCGTTGATCTTGCTCAATGTCATGTCTAATTTGGCATTGAGTCCTGATAGTTGGTGAGCAATGAcattatcaaattctttaCTAAGCTGAGAATGATCTTGCGAGATAAAGGAAGTTTGCGACAAAACTTCATTCCAAGCTACCAAACAAGCGGCTTCAAGAGATCCTGGCGTTACTTTCGGCGTGTCACCAACTGAAAGCGAAACAGATACCGTACTTTTCTTTGCAGCGTactcttttgataaatgaTCCAGTTTCTCACTGTACTCCTTCTCCAGTTTTGCCCTGTCGCGGTAAAATGCTTCAATATCCTTGAGCCATTTCACGTTGTTGCTTGCCcaattttgagtttctttATAAGAGTCCTTAATTTCATTCCCTATTGAAAAGCTTTCGCTCATTATTTTGTAAATCTCCAGATGTCAAATTGAGAAATCAATGCTTCAGTCTTGTTTATTATACCTGACGTTTTTCTCAGGAGGACCCTTTTGGTTCGACGACTTTTAGAACGCCTACTTGTCCTCCGGaggataaaaaatcaagcGAACCATACGGTAACCCAAATTGAGCCAACATGAAAAtaaccaaagaaaaagtcGCTGTTTATTGCTAGTTACTTAACTGGGCATATACTCAGTGAACTAAGCTATTTGCTATGGAAAGGCATACAGTGGCGGGCGTATCCGCCACGGTAAATTCAGAAAGATCTGATGTTGATGCGATGACTGAACAGCAGAGGATACAGCAACAGTTGCACGtatttcaaagttctttaCCCAAAGTTAACGAACTGGCATACCAATTGCTattcaatgaaattatACCGCTCTCAATGGCAGTGGAGAAAAAGCTGCTAAATAAAACTAATTTGCAAGATGACCAGAAAGTTGCGAAGCAAGATGACGATAAGGCtacaaaagattttgagAAACTGCATATAAACGCGTCATTAGATGCGCCTTCACACAAGATGTGCCAGGAAATAAGTGAAAGCGATCAGACTAAGCAAGAGAGGGTATTTGAGAGAGTGAGAAATAttggatttcaaattggaaaCAAGATAACAGAACTGCTAGTATTCAGTAATAATCCGAATCTCCGCTTTAAGGATATGGACTTATTGGCTATTATGAAATTCATTTGCCGAGATGTATGGAAACAATTGTTTGGCAAACAAATAGATAATCTGAAGACTAATCACAGAGGAACATTTTACCTGTTTGATTACGACTATCGTCCCATACAGTCATTCTCTTTGGAGAGCGGATCCGCTGAAAAGGAACTTGCCTTAGTTAAACCATTTTTGGAGCTACCCATTGGAATTATAATGGGTGTTTTATCGTCATTAGGTTACTCAGGTGAAGAAGTGCAATGCATGGCGACGTTTGTGAATAGGCCAGACGATCGTCCTAAATCGACATTCCATAAAGGTATAAGTTTTCACGTCCAAGTTAATAGTCAGTAACCTGCAGCGAATTGATTGGTGTTATGTGTGGAGGAAATACTATGTACGCGTATAGAATGCACTTAAATTTGATGAGGCAAATGAAACGAActtacttttttttatgagATGCTAGTCGCAACACGTCCATCGATTTAGTATCAACGAGAGTGTGCGTGACTGGTAGTTCTACGCATAGCGAATTACAACGAAAATCAATTTGTGACAATTTATTCAAGTTGTAATCCAGGATCCTGCGTTCGTATTGTAATTGAAGCTCGAACCGCCGCTTTTGTTCCTgccatttctttttgatttcgaGTTTCCGTCCGTCAGAAATGCAAGTTTCCCATGCGGTTCTGCATTCTCTGCACATCTCTCTGAATCTTTTagtcaaatttttaatgtCATCTCTAGTATTATCAACGGAAAGTGAAAGTAAGTGATCTCGTTGGGTATTTGACAGCGTCACTTTCATGCTTTCATCTGAAATCTTGGCGTTTCGTCTGGTACCTGGTgtctttttcctttgaacTGTTGCTTCCTGCTCACTCCAGATCGTGTCGAACTTGCTTTTATACTTATTTCGAAACAGCATATATTCACTAATAGCTGGTGTTGAAATTTCCATGATTCTTGCTAGCTCACACTCATTCAATGTTGTGTGGTCAATTTTGGtaaagtgaaaaaagaatgcGTAGTAAAGTCTCCTCCGTGTACCCGATAGTAAACTCCATTCCTTTCTGATGTATCTCTTGAAGCCGTTATTATAATGTGCAAAATTTAGTTGATCTCTTGATGAGGAAGGACCCGAATATGTTTGCATTTCTTTAATCTTTGTTTGATAGTAATAGTGGAATGCTGTCGTTGGCACAGAATCCAATCGCTTGTCGAAGGCTTTCTTCGTGTGGTACACCGTCTGCGATAATTGTGCCCTTAATACTTTTGAACAATGCATTTCTGGTAGCTTCACAACTTCACCAATGACACAAGTGCTCAGCTTTTGATTGGA belongs to Zygotorulaspora mrakii chromosome 1, complete sequence and includes:
- the DMA2 gene encoding ubiquitin-conjugating protein DMA2 (similar to Saccharomyces cerevisiae DMA1 (YHR115C) and DMA2 (YNL116W); ancestral locus Anc_2.157) — protein: MFNSSANSTALASGNGVNASTNTGTSTNTNTGIRRFSGSGAGSGSGNMNNIITSGISPGGASGSSGSGQQRRRRGSGLNTFLNTFGIRQSNTSSANNNNASGNSGNINGNNGFSNSNVIGSDNGSNTRTATATANTLAAPTSAVTNTMATASRTASNSSGRFDPLESSNVATDFDPPQINAPALAHTSTHSQSFHRLPISISLTAQPEPSMPQNLQVRHRSSVSASTSPIGQLGSISNPVVSNQPITDIDPLNPDNQGSNSESHNDNNSNSSGGGNMNNNLATNNSNGGTELNNIASLKSLRHYIYAADQPNADELLNLDLPRNSALPEPVDEAGLQQRKDKHGLFSIRLTPFIDNSFSTNSGLAFDPIIRTAGPGSQLVIGRYTERVREAISNIPEQYHPVVFKSKVVSRTHGCFKVDSDGNWYIKDVRSSSGTFLNHIRLSPASTLSKDTLVHDGDVLQLGMDFRGGTEEIYRCVKIRVELNRSWKRRANAFNKEALQRIRNLQLTMGIEEEDCSICLSKIKPCQAMFISPCSHCWHFQCIRRILMTSYPQFVCPNCRATCDLEASLENSDSESESDSDGGQLVDELGVLLEDPKDINMD
- a CDS encoding uncharacterized protein (similar to Saccharomyces cerevisiae YNL115C; ancestral locus Anc_2.158), with product MASKSISTSNRSIKSQDHSAIVAGVADGAASAGNSAGIMTNEADAALGEDQPLLSNSAQSQRKPSRRAIGANGQSGASEDVESETQFQGRLYKIHRKYQLFVHNSKWILNILIIINSVWLVTTLICDYFFDVNIFWGNNRYGSFSDITLIFISIIANSFNLWFNKLGLYSSLDYILNIILCLLTLFNLELLYIISYSRHRIGFIGTFTYLWAATSFFIGVVLDWYLQFYNKEVYVPFNDSTDGEAGESGDNRNRDRISNGTSNSGKHTLKEWVYIGLRNTVKALLLIFYILFTMNNILSAWDIHRVTGGIVDLKTETASYDAFHWVDDSHSYKLHIKCYGDVFNSEDSYDGGKKQQAILLYEHGGFDTGYLSATWIQELFHLNRVQRYCTYERPGYGLSDSAPAPISIAMVADSLKHALLNEAKIKGPFVTVGYDVGGLFTQVFTAKNVDIVEGMMLVESWHEDLLLKKYLQRILPPDHGGDGDGDNQPDRDPDDISWLPPEIRRYNEFRIWWDGIWSTLGIKLQTSWLLAHHGSNERIYGRDMQYQGRFLRAKFLESVTSSLLSYNDVLNYKDKLKNVKVSVVSAKEMIRKSPQWGNWQRELSKISGKVQEWKIVDGGHEFYKFNLGKQQTQDVLLRLIDEKDRY
- the BZZ1 gene encoding Bzz1p (similar to Saccharomyces cerevisiae BZZ1 (YHR114W); ancestral locus Anc_2.159), with translation MSESFSIGNEIKDSYKETQNWASNNVKWLKDIEAFYRDRAKLEKEYSEKLDHLSKEYAAKKSTVSVSLSVGDTPKVTPGSLEAACLVAWNEVLSQTSFISQDHSQLSKEFDNVIAHQLSGLNAKLDMTLSKINGFNGEVTDKRDAIYSELEKAKKNYDDVCMAMEAARSKHTKSPNDRNKRKLEEKETEMNIAKNEYLIKINQANRVKDKYFFQDVPEVVDLLQDLNESRILFLNTIWTSASSVEIAASDNIIKRLESANSVIAQNKPSMNTAMFIKHNLKNWNEPTDFRYQPSAVWHDDDKFAVPTHTELNDLRIKLAKSEKDYNKFHDLSQSELSRLSSLNQKKRELKSSENSLDGQDFYETLKSYLSVVMSFTSHETLKLKAEVEIESIQNNVPSNMDLSTDDIDLSRLKKKTGILSKLKKNILNTESKSGNSSSFFGAITSHTHDFGGKENSSENDGADNYSIKNAATTSKHAVPSKSNNNKVLFAYSKQDSDETTISVGDSVTLEVPDTGSGWTKVRNNTTGESGLVPSTYVEINEETPSKNGNSNAPQVPPPRRTTLPTRILTAQYDYEAQGDDEISISAGDAIEVIRGDDGSGWTYGQLNGAKGLFPTTYCT
- the TRS33 gene encoding Trs33p (similar to Saccharomyces cerevisiae TRS33 (YOR115C); ancestral locus Anc_2.160) — protein: MERHTVAGVSATVNSERSDVDAMTEQQRIQQQLHVFQSSLPKVNELAYQLLFNEIIPLSMAVEKKLLNKTNLQDDQKVAKQDDDKATKDFEKLHINASLDAPSHKMCQEISESDQTKQERVFERVRNIGFQIGNKITELLVFSNNPNLRFKDMDLLAIMKFICRDVWKQLFGKQIDNLKTNHRGTFYLFDYDYRPIQSFSLESGSAEKELALVKPFLELPIGIIMGVLSSLGYSGEEVQCMATFVNRPDDRPKSTFHKGISFHVQVNSQ
- the CIM1 gene encoding mitochondrial HMG-box protein CIM1 (similar to Saccharomyces cerevisiae YOR114W; ancestral locus Anc_2.161), whose product is MHCSKVLRAQLSQTVYHTKKAFDKRLDSVPTTAFHYYYQTKIKEMQTYSGPSSSRDQLNFAHYNNGFKRYIRKEWSLLSGTRRRLYYAFFFHFTKIDHTTLNECELARIMEISTPAISEYMLFRNKYKSKFDTIWSEQEATVQRKKTPGTRRNAKISDESMKVTLSNTQRDHLLSLSVDNTRDDIKNLTKRFREMCRECRTAWETCISDGRKLEIKKKWQEQKRRFELQLQYERRILDYNLNKLSQIDFRCNSLCVELPVTHTLVDTKSMDVLRLASHKKK